In a single window of the Olivibacter sp. SDN3 genome:
- a CDS encoding efflux RND transporter periplasmic adaptor subunit, with translation MSIQLRTSVKTLLGLITVLFLLTIFESCGSRSSSDEQDAGKLLSLPVFLVDTGTALTVRDYLGTIEGKVNVEIRPQVEGILEKIYVDEGAYVRQGQNLFKINELPYREALKNAVAEETVEKAKQKNAQLEVESLKPLVDNDVISDVQLRTAQANFEVAKAQVAQAATAVATAKINLGFTDIKAPSSGYIGRIPKRIGNLVTKGDSQPLTILSDTREVYVYFSMSESDFLHFTKGGRSRDSLDMEHSNKLIPYVRLMLADGTEYAEKGVVDAIEGQVNRTTGAISLRASFPNPDDVLRQGNTGTLKMEERKPGVLLVPQVAAIELQDKTFVYIVTPDNKVRMRAVILDGVSGSNYIVKEGLTPGDRVVLAGFDRLEEGLAINPQVQNPKKD, from the coding sequence ATGAGTATTCAATTAAGAACAAGTGTTAAGACACTCTTAGGCCTTATTACAGTCCTTTTTCTTCTAACCATTTTCGAAAGTTGCGGATCCAGATCATCAAGTGATGAGCAAGACGCTGGTAAGCTTCTTTCCTTACCCGTCTTCTTAGTTGATACGGGTACTGCTTTGACCGTTAGAGATTATCTTGGTACCATTGAAGGTAAAGTTAATGTAGAGATCCGTCCACAGGTTGAGGGTATACTTGAAAAAATATATGTAGATGAAGGTGCCTATGTGAGACAAGGGCAAAATCTTTTCAAGATTAACGAATTACCTTATCGTGAAGCCCTAAAAAACGCTGTTGCAGAGGAAACTGTAGAAAAAGCTAAGCAAAAAAATGCTCAACTTGAAGTGGAGAGTTTAAAACCATTGGTAGACAACGATGTCATATCGGATGTTCAACTTCGTACCGCACAGGCCAATTTTGAAGTAGCGAAAGCGCAAGTGGCTCAAGCAGCAACCGCTGTCGCCACCGCGAAAATCAATTTAGGTTTCACCGATATCAAAGCCCCATCGAGCGGCTATATCGGACGTATCCCCAAACGTATCGGCAACCTTGTTACTAAAGGTGATTCTCAACCTTTAACCATCTTATCCGATACACGGGAAGTTTACGTATATTTTTCTATGAGTGAATCCGACTTTTTGCACTTTACAAAAGGCGGTCGGAGTCGCGATTCCTTAGACATGGAACACAGTAATAAATTAATTCCCTATGTACGGCTCATGCTGGCCGATGGTACTGAGTACGCTGAGAAAGGTGTTGTTGACGCGATAGAAGGACAAGTGAACCGCACTACGGGAGCTATTTCTCTACGCGCTAGTTTTCCAAACCCTGACGACGTGTTAAGGCAAGGAAATACCGGAACATTAAAAATGGAAGAACGTAAACCTGGTGTGCTATTGGTACCTCAGGTAGCAGCCATAGAACTTCAGGATAAAACATTTGTATACATCGTTACCCCCGACAACAAAGTGCGCATGCGCGCCGTAATCCTGGATGGTGTAAGCGGCTCCAACTACATTGTTAAAGAAGGGTTGACCCCGGGCGACCGCGTTGTATTAGCCGGTTTTGATCGTCTGGAAGAAGGGCTTGCTATTAATCCACAGGTACAGAACCCCAAAAAAGATTAA
- a CDS encoding efflux RND transporter permease subunit, whose protein sequence is MLKTIISRPVLATVISILLVLLGIVGMMQLPVTRFPDIAPPSVSVTCTYPGANAETVAQSVLLPIEEAINGVDKMTYIRSTASNTGSGNINIFFEAGTNPDQAAVNVQTRVSRAVSQIPAEVNEAGISVMPRQNGIIMTMNIYSDHQDTVYDETFIQAYAQININRELLRVPGVAAINRIGARDYSMRTWLNPEKLANYGLIPQDIQNAIRSQNFEIAPGKFGEASDEVFETLLKHRGRFSNPEDYENLVIRTNQDGSVLYLKDVARVELGASNVGADNKVDGYPGLTLNVVQTSGSNAVEIDGAVRQVMNRLQNSFPDGIKYDITYSVRDQIDESINQVKHTLFEAFFLVFIIVFIFLQDFRSTLIPAIAIPVSLVGTFFFLLLFGFSINVLTMFALVLAIGIVVDDAIVVVEAVHQKMERTGLSPRKATLSAMSEITGAILSITMVMAAVFLPVGFMEGPSGLFYKQFAYTLATAILISALNALTLSPALCALLLKNTHHDEKEKELKGNKIAKYSRKFFDAFNVAFESLTNKYVRSLNFLLKKKWLSILGLATLSFIGVFMMNRTPSSFIPTEDDSFITFSMAMPPGASLARTTEVLKQADSIIRKREELSGMTTISGYNAIDATPSPAFAVGYINLKDHGEREGIKDINNFMDTLRKDLSQITDASFSVFPRPTVQGFGDFSGLEFVLQDRLGGTFASFSEVAEGFLEELSKRPEIQNAFTPFKANFPQYLLEIDFVKARALGVTAQDLMTTIRGYYGRVQAGDFSRFGRQYRVYMQADFQYTNDPESFKSIFVRNNKNEMVPANTIVKLRKVFGPETVNRYNLFNAIIVNATPAPGYSTGDAMRAVEELADKTLTSNYGYEWTGMSLEEKESSGQTILIFALSILFVYFLLAAQYESYILPFAILLSVPVGLVGVYAAVNLVGLQNNIYVQVGLIMLIGLLAKNAILIVEFAVQQRKGGLSIYDAAIEGSRLRLRPILMTSLAFVAGLIPLMWTVGPSAQGNHSISIGAAGGMLFGVSIGIFIIPVLYMIFQHLDEKVKSKVTQEEDDD, encoded by the coding sequence ATGCTAAAAACAATCATCAGTAGACCCGTATTAGCCACTGTAATTTCCATCTTGCTGGTTTTATTAGGTATTGTGGGAATGATGCAATTACCTGTCACGCGCTTCCCTGACATTGCACCGCCCAGTGTGAGTGTAACTTGTACTTATCCGGGAGCAAACGCCGAAACAGTAGCACAAAGTGTATTGCTTCCCATTGAAGAAGCTATTAACGGTGTAGACAAAATGACTTACATACGGTCGACAGCGAGTAATACCGGATCCGGAAACATCAACATTTTTTTTGAAGCAGGCACGAACCCTGATCAGGCTGCCGTAAATGTGCAAACCCGTGTATCCCGAGCCGTCAGTCAAATTCCAGCAGAAGTCAACGAAGCGGGCATTAGTGTGATGCCCAGACAAAATGGAATCATCATGACCATGAATATTTATAGCGATCACCAGGATACCGTGTACGACGAAACCTTTATACAGGCTTATGCACAAATCAACATCAACAGAGAACTGTTGCGTGTTCCGGGTGTAGCCGCCATCAATCGTATCGGGGCAAGAGATTATTCGATGCGTACTTGGCTCAATCCAGAAAAACTCGCAAATTATGGGCTTATCCCTCAAGATATTCAAAATGCCATTCGAAGTCAAAATTTCGAGATTGCTCCCGGTAAATTTGGGGAAGCTTCCGATGAGGTTTTTGAGACATTGCTAAAACACCGAGGTCGTTTCAGTAATCCGGAAGACTATGAGAACCTCGTTATACGTACTAATCAAGATGGATCTGTGCTCTATTTAAAGGATGTTGCAAGGGTAGAACTTGGCGCCTCAAATGTTGGGGCCGACAATAAAGTAGATGGCTACCCGGGATTAACATTGAATGTCGTACAAACCAGTGGTTCCAATGCGGTGGAAATAGATGGGGCTGTCCGCCAGGTAATGAATAGATTACAAAACTCCTTTCCAGATGGAATAAAATATGACATAACCTACAGCGTACGCGACCAGATTGATGAATCTATCAATCAGGTAAAACACACTCTATTTGAAGCCTTTTTCTTGGTATTTATCATCGTATTCATCTTTTTACAGGATTTTAGATCAACGTTGATCCCGGCAATTGCCATACCGGTATCATTAGTAGGAACGTTCTTTTTCTTACTCCTATTTGGGTTCTCGATCAATGTATTGACCATGTTTGCGTTAGTCCTTGCCATAGGTATTGTGGTAGATGATGCTATTGTGGTAGTCGAGGCGGTCCACCAAAAAATGGAAAGAACAGGCCTTTCCCCGCGAAAGGCCACCCTATCGGCAATGAGTGAAATCACCGGAGCTATCCTATCAATCACCATGGTAATGGCCGCCGTATTTCTTCCTGTCGGTTTTATGGAAGGCCCTTCAGGCTTATTCTATAAGCAGTTTGCCTACACGTTAGCTACAGCGATTCTAATTTCGGCATTAAATGCACTTACGCTGAGCCCTGCACTTTGTGCGCTTTTATTGAAGAATACCCATCATGACGAAAAAGAAAAAGAACTCAAAGGAAATAAAATCGCCAAATACTCTAGAAAGTTTTTTGACGCTTTTAATGTTGCATTTGAATCATTAACCAATAAATACGTGCGCTCACTAAATTTTCTGCTAAAGAAAAAGTGGTTGAGCATATTGGGACTTGCAACGTTATCTTTCATTGGGGTATTCATGATGAACCGTACACCTTCCAGTTTCATCCCTACGGAAGATGATAGTTTTATCACCTTTTCCATGGCTATGCCCCCAGGTGCTTCTTTGGCCCGTACCACTGAAGTATTAAAGCAGGCAGACAGTATCATTCGCAAACGGGAAGAGCTTTCAGGTATGACTACTATTTCAGGATACAATGCGATAGATGCCACCCCAAGTCCAGCATTTGCTGTGGGATACATCAACCTAAAGGATCATGGAGAACGTGAAGGTATCAAGGATATTAACAATTTTATGGACACATTACGTAAAGATTTATCACAAATTACTGACGCATCGTTTAGTGTATTTCCAAGACCGACCGTACAGGGTTTTGGTGATTTCAGTGGATTGGAATTCGTACTTCAGGATCGACTCGGAGGCACTTTTGCATCTTTCAGCGAAGTTGCCGAGGGATTTCTTGAGGAATTGTCCAAAAGACCAGAAATTCAAAATGCATTTACACCGTTTAAAGCAAATTTCCCTCAATATTTATTGGAAATCGATTTTGTAAAAGCCCGTGCATTAGGAGTTACTGCACAAGACCTCATGACGACCATTAGAGGCTACTACGGCCGTGTGCAGGCAGGCGACTTTAGTCGTTTTGGTAGACAATATCGCGTGTATATGCAAGCGGATTTTCAATATACAAACGATCCAGAATCTTTTAAATCGATCTTTGTTAGAAACAACAAAAATGAAATGGTGCCAGCTAACACTATAGTCAAACTAAGAAAGGTATTTGGCCCCGAAACAGTAAACCGATATAATCTTTTTAACGCTATCATAGTCAACGCCACCCCGGCGCCAGGCTATAGCACTGGAGACGCCATGCGTGCCGTGGAAGAATTGGCAGATAAAACGTTAACATCTAATTATGGTTACGAATGGACAGGGATGAGCTTAGAGGAAAAGGAATCAAGCGGACAAACAATATTAATTTTTGCGCTCAGCATTTTATTTGTGTACTTCCTTCTTGCCGCTCAATACGAAAGTTATATTCTACCCTTCGCTATTTTATTATCCGTACCTGTTGGTTTAGTTGGCGTCTACGCTGCTGTGAATCTCGTTGGTTTGCAAAATAATATATATGTACAGGTCGGTCTCATTATGCTGATCGGTTTATTGGCCAAAAATGCCATTCTTATTGTTGAGTTTGCCGTGCAACAACGAAAGGGCGGCCTATCCATTTATGATGCTGCTATTGAAGGGTCCCGCCTCAGACTAAGACCTATTTTGATGACCTCCCTCGCATTCGTCGCTGGATTGATTCCGCTGATGTGGACGGTCGGACCGTCTGCTCAAGGTAACCATTCCATTAGTATAGGTGCAGCAGGGGGAATGTTATTCGGTGTATCGATTGGTATATTTATCATACCCGTATTATATATGATATTCCAACACCTGGATGAAAAGGTAAAATCAAAAGTGACTCAAGAGGAAGATGATGATTAA
- a CDS encoding efflux transporter outer membrane subunit has protein sequence MNKSTYIILGVFALILTLNACKVGKDYQRPHLELPDKYRDEIDAADSVGIGNIYWKDFFVDSTLQTIIDSAIVYNYDMRKALKNIQIADQQVMYARAQFLPEIQGTVASMNRQFRSRDFYTGATAKWYEEKGRTPPENMFMYTPQNISGITLSWEADIWGKIRRQNESALAQYLQTYEARKLLQTQLVANVAEGYYNLLMLDAQLEVARRNLQLTDSTLRIVRLQRDAGQVTSLAIQQTESQRLAAQSLIPQLERQVVIQENGLRALAGQLPDSIKRDAALTDFLIEDSVTAGVPLYMVSHRPDVRASELALRAANAEVGVAQAYRYPTLTLDATGGVNSMLPRNWVNIPGSLFGGIIGSLTQPIFQRRQLKTDFEVAKLERDKAELDFQQTVLDAINEVTNTLITIKKLQEEYDIAERRVEVAQLGIRQAGLLFKSGLATYLEVITAQQNTIDSELELVSLRQQLLIARVELYRALGGGWQG, from the coding sequence ATGAACAAAAGCACATATATCATACTAGGCGTCTTCGCACTCATACTAACGCTTAATGCCTGCAAGGTGGGGAAAGACTATCAACGGCCACATTTGGAGCTTCCCGACAAATATCGGGATGAAATTGATGCAGCTGATTCAGTAGGGATAGGTAATATCTACTGGAAGGATTTCTTTGTAGATTCTACACTCCAAACCATTATCGATTCCGCTATCGTCTATAATTACGATATGCGTAAGGCATTAAAAAATATACAAATAGCCGATCAACAGGTCATGTATGCCCGGGCGCAGTTTTTACCCGAGATTCAAGGAACCGTCGCCAGCATGAACCGACAGTTCCGTTCGAGGGACTTTTATACTGGAGCCACAGCCAAATGGTATGAAGAAAAAGGTCGTACTCCTCCCGAAAATATGTTTATGTATACCCCTCAAAATATTTCGGGCATCACGCTCAGTTGGGAAGCAGATATCTGGGGCAAGATCAGAAGGCAAAATGAAAGTGCGCTCGCCCAATACTTGCAGACCTACGAAGCACGCAAACTTTTGCAAACTCAGTTAGTAGCGAATGTGGCTGAAGGATACTACAATTTATTAATGCTAGATGCACAATTGGAAGTAGCCCGCAGAAACCTTCAATTAACAGACAGTACGTTACGCATCGTAAGGCTACAACGTGATGCAGGTCAGGTAACATCCTTAGCGATACAGCAAACAGAGTCTCAACGTCTGGCAGCTCAATCGCTGATTCCACAGTTAGAACGCCAAGTGGTTATCCAGGAAAACGGACTGCGAGCACTGGCAGGCCAGCTTCCCGATAGTATCAAAAGGGACGCCGCACTTACCGATTTTTTGATAGAAGACTCGGTAACCGCAGGTGTTCCCCTTTATATGGTCAGCCACCGTCCGGATGTACGGGCGTCGGAGCTGGCATTACGGGCCGCTAATGCTGAAGTAGGTGTAGCACAGGCATATCGATACCCTACACTGACTTTAGATGCCACAGGAGGGGTGAACAGTATGCTGCCCCGCAACTGGGTTAATATCCCGGGTTCATTATTTGGAGGTATCATCGGAAGCCTTACTCAGCCCATCTTCCAAAGACGACAACTGAAAACAGATTTTGAGGTCGCGAAACTTGAAAGGGATAAAGCCGAGCTCGACTTTCAACAGACCGTGTTAGATGCTATCAACGAAGTAACCAATACACTGATCACAATTAAAAAACTTCAGGAAGAATATGATATTGCAGAAAGGCGCGTAGAAGTTGCTCAACTCGGTATCAGACAAGCAGGTTTGCTATTTAAATCTGGTCTGGCCACTTATTTAGAGGTAATCACCGCACAACAGAACACTATTGATAGTGAGCTTGAATTGGTGAGTTTAAGGCAGCAATTGCTGATTGCCAGAGTAGAACTGTATAGAGCGTTAGGTGGAGGATGGCAAGGCTAA
- the lepB gene encoding signal peptidase I codes for MLIAFLIIFFLGTQIGLWLLFVKAGQEGWKSLVPFYREYIITQLTGRPGWWVALLLVPIINLFVGIGLYIDFARCFGKRSFLDQVGTILVPFVVFPWWGTDKKVSYWGASATEEFKKKYPYKKSATREWADAIVFAVVAATLIRTFLIEAYMIPSGSMERSLLTGDFLFVSKINYGPRLPMTPVAFPFAHHTMPITGTKAYWEGLEMKYRRLPGLQQIKRNDVVVFNYPMDADAPFNRPVDKRENYIKRAIGIPGDTVAIVDAQVFVNGKEGETPVEGQLMYQVITDGTDINLDRINDMRIEGGQTNVPGQYIFYLTPALANTMSGWANVKEVKPFIYPQGTEEPTKDIFPQHSDLKWNRDNYGPVIVPKIGWTVQLNEETAPLYERAITIYEGHTFEKKDDGYYIDGNKADSYTFAMNYYWMMGDNRHNSLDSRFWGFVPEDHIVGKALFVWLSLDDKGSFIDKIRWNRIFMSIH; via the coding sequence ATGTTGATAGCTTTTTTAATAATCTTTTTCCTAGGAACTCAAATTGGTTTATGGTTACTTTTTGTAAAGGCTGGGCAAGAGGGATGGAAATCTCTTGTTCCCTTTTATCGTGAATACATCATCACCCAACTTACAGGTAGGCCCGGGTGGTGGGTAGCACTATTATTGGTTCCTATTATTAATCTGTTTGTTGGAATAGGGCTTTATATAGATTTTGCCAGATGTTTTGGGAAGAGATCTTTTTTGGATCAGGTAGGTACCATCCTTGTACCTTTTGTGGTATTTCCTTGGTGGGGTACGGATAAAAAGGTAAGTTATTGGGGAGCTTCGGCTACCGAGGAGTTTAAGAAGAAATACCCTTACAAAAAATCAGCAACACGCGAATGGGCTGATGCCATTGTTTTTGCGGTGGTAGCCGCCACCTTGATCAGAACCTTTTTGATCGAGGCCTATATGATACCTTCCGGCTCCATGGAGCGTAGCTTGCTTACGGGTGATTTTTTGTTTGTAAGTAAAATCAATTATGGGCCCAGATTGCCCATGACACCAGTAGCTTTTCCTTTTGCGCACCATACGATGCCTATAACAGGGACCAAAGCTTATTGGGAAGGATTAGAGATGAAGTATCGTCGACTTCCCGGCTTACAGCAAATTAAGCGCAACGATGTGGTCGTGTTTAATTATCCAATGGATGCCGATGCTCCCTTTAACAGGCCGGTAGATAAGCGCGAAAACTATATTAAACGTGCCATAGGCATTCCGGGAGATACTGTAGCAATAGTTGATGCGCAAGTATTCGTCAATGGTAAGGAGGGCGAAACACCAGTGGAAGGGCAGTTGATGTATCAAGTGATCACTGATGGAACTGATATTAACCTTGACAGAATCAACGATATGCGGATCGAAGGTGGACAGACCAATGTGCCCGGACAATATATCTTCTATCTAACACCTGCTTTGGCCAACACCATGAGTGGGTGGGCAAATGTAAAAGAAGTGAAGCCCTTTATCTATCCGCAGGGTACAGAAGAGCCTACCAAAGATATTTTTCCTCAACATAGCGACCTGAAATGGAACAGAGATAATTATGGTCCGGTCATCGTGCCGAAAATTGGTTGGACAGTGCAATTAAATGAGGAAACAGCTCCTTTGTACGAACGTGCTATCACGATTTATGAAGGCCATACCTTTGAGAAGAAAGATGATGGTTATTATATTGATGGAAATAAAGCGGATAGCTATACCTTTGCAATGAATTACTACTGGATGATGGGAGACAATCGCCATAACTCTCTTGACTCACGATTTTGGGGTTTTGTGCCGGAAGATCATATCGTAGGGAAAGCGTTGTTTGTATGGTTAAGTTTAGACGATAAAGGTTCGTTTATCGATAAGATACGCTGGAACAGGATATTTATGTCTATCCACTAA
- the dapB gene encoding 4-hydroxy-tetrahydrodipicolinate reductase, with the protein MNIALIGYGKMGRIIEKIAQERGHHIALIIDENNRGQISADNLADIDVAIDFSTPQSAINNILLCFDANTPVVVGTTGWYNQLQEIKQKCEDGNNSLLYGSNFSIGVNVFFHINKLLAKAMNPYKQYDVQVEEIHHTHKLDAPSGTAITIAEGIIANTDHKQEWVNDLVGEDDGVIAKKEQLLIESHRIDEVPGTHTVLYSSEVDQLEFKHTAHSRAGFALGAVIAAEWLQERKGFYSVTDMFNFH; encoded by the coding sequence ATGAATATAGCCTTAATAGGATATGGCAAAATGGGCCGTATTATAGAGAAAATAGCCCAAGAAAGAGGTCATCACATTGCTTTGATAATTGACGAAAACAACCGTGGGCAAATTAGTGCTGATAATTTGGCGGATATAGATGTGGCAATTGATTTTAGTACACCTCAATCAGCCATCAATAACATATTATTGTGTTTCGACGCGAACACGCCGGTCGTTGTAGGAACAACGGGTTGGTATAACCAATTGCAGGAAATTAAGCAAAAGTGTGAAGATGGTAACAACTCTTTGTTATATGGGTCTAACTTTAGTATAGGTGTAAATGTTTTTTTTCATATTAATAAGCTTTTAGCCAAGGCCATGAATCCGTATAAACAATATGACGTTCAGGTGGAAGAAATCCATCATACACACAAGTTGGATGCCCCCAGTGGGACGGCTATTACCATAGCCGAAGGTATTATAGCAAACACCGATCATAAACAGGAATGGGTAAACGATCTGGTAGGTGAAGATGACGGGGTGATTGCAAAGAAGGAGCAATTGTTGATTGAGTCGCATAGAATTGACGAGGTGCCCGGTACCCACACCGTGTTGTATAGTTCGGAAGTGGATCAGTTGGAGTTTAAGCACACCGCGCATAGCAGAGCGGGTTTTGCTCTGGGAGCGGTAATAGCAGCTGAATGGTTACAGGAAAGAAAAGGCTTTTACTCCGTAACAGATATGTTTAATTTTCATTAG
- a CDS encoding DUF5683 domain-containing protein: MAALRFLLSFFLLLALSLSGYAQVPDSIRTPRDISTDRFNMTDTTNLPEKENRGGREEEKQPEIYKDSARLAVEGVTRIAATRSAILPGWGQLFNGGWGYVKAPIVWAGFGGLGYSFVFAQKNYRETLDEVQQRVQNQDIPENPKYEGADTQWLIGAKDFYRRNRDLTVLLTLGWYALNVIDAYIDAKFVRYDMSDDLTFKITPTLMQAPNAYAFSSMPVVGLKATFVFK, translated from the coding sequence ATGGCTGCGTTAAGGTTTTTACTCTCATTCTTTCTCTTGCTCGCACTATCGCTATCGGGATATGCGCAGGTTCCGGACAGTATACGCACGCCAAGAGATATCAGCACAGACCGTTTTAATATGACTGATACGACCAATCTTCCTGAAAAAGAAAATAGGGGGGGGCGCGAGGAAGAAAAGCAACCGGAGATCTATAAAGATTCTGCTCGTTTGGCCGTAGAAGGAGTTACCCGTATAGCTGCTACACGATCGGCTATACTGCCTGGGTGGGGACAGCTTTTTAATGGGGGTTGGGGGTATGTAAAGGCGCCAATCGTATGGGCTGGTTTTGGAGGACTGGGTTATTCATTTGTTTTCGCTCAGAAGAATTATCGGGAGACTTTAGATGAGGTACAGCAACGCGTGCAAAACCAGGATATACCAGAAAACCCAAAATATGAAGGGGCAGATACCCAATGGTTGATTGGAGCGAAAGACTTTTATCGAAGAAATCGTGATCTGACGGTGCTGTTAACATTAGGTTGGTATGCGCTCAACGTAATTGACGCTTATATCGATGCGAAATTTGTGCGTTATGATATGAGCGACGACTTAACGTTTAAAATTACTCCTACACTGATGCAGGCTCCCAATGCTTATGCTTTCTCGTCGATGCCTGTGGTAGGCTTAAAAGCTACTTTTGTTTTTAAGTAG
- a CDS encoding ParB/RepB/Spo0J family partition protein: protein MAQQRKIGLGKGLSALLNDTGEVQKTSGLKSEKEVVGGEILPDSVNQVKLANIEVNPFQPRTDFDEAALNELAGSIKLQGLIQPITLRKTGAGKYQLISGERRLRASKIAGLSEIPAYIRTANDQQMLEMALIENIQRENLNAIEVALSFQRMIDECNLKQEELGDRVSKNRSTVTNYLRLLKLPPVIQASIRDGKLSMGHARALINVADVDKQLYIFQEIINKGLSVRKVEELVRLVADAGHKSKSKTNTKGKPMSFEFQKIQDDLASKFATKVKLNMKGKEGKGSIEIPFMSEDDLSRILELLDW, encoded by the coding sequence ATGGCGCAGCAGCGGAAAATTGGATTAGGTAAAGGACTAAGTGCACTATTGAACGATACCGGAGAAGTGCAAAAAACATCTGGTCTAAAATCGGAAAAAGAGGTGGTCGGAGGGGAAATTCTTCCGGATTCGGTTAATCAGGTTAAGCTAGCAAATATTGAAGTTAACCCTTTTCAACCTCGGACTGACTTTGATGAGGCGGCATTGAATGAGTTGGCGGGATCTATCAAGCTGCAAGGACTTATACAGCCCATCACTTTACGTAAGACTGGTGCGGGGAAATATCAGCTGATATCTGGTGAAAGGCGTTTAAGGGCTTCTAAAATAGCGGGTTTATCTGAGATACCAGCTTATATCCGTACGGCAAATGACCAACAAATGTTGGAAATGGCCCTGATAGAAAACATCCAACGTGAAAATCTCAATGCGATAGAAGTGGCTTTGAGCTTTCAGCGGATGATTGACGAATGCAACCTTAAACAGGAAGAATTAGGTGATAGGGTAAGTAAAAATCGTTCTACGGTAACAAACTATCTGCGTTTGCTAAAACTGCCTCCTGTTATTCAGGCTTCTATTCGCGATGGTAAGTTAAGCATGGGGCATGCCCGAGCGCTGATCAATGTTGCAGATGTTGATAAGCAGTTGTATATTTTCCAGGAAATTATAAATAAGGGGCTTTCTGTTCGGAAGGTAGAGGAACTGGTACGGCTAGTTGCGGATGCTGGCCATAAAAGTAAGTCAAAGACGAATACTAAAGGGAAACCTATGTCGTTTGAGTTTCAGAAGATTCAAGATGACTTAGCGTCTAAATTTGCAACAAAAGTAAAATTAAATATGAAAGGGAAGGAAGGGAAAGGATCTATTGAAATCCCTTTTATGTCTGAAGATGATTTAAGCCGTATCTTGGAGTTATTAGATTGGTAA
- a CDS encoding ParA family protein: MGKIIALANQKGGVGKTTSSINLAASLAVLEYRTLLVDADPQANSTSGIGFDPRTIKASVYECIINDLDPREAIQKTDTPNLDLLPAHIDLVGAEIEMINLNEREYKMRSVLNQVIDDYDFVIIDCSPSLGLITINALTAAHSVIIPVQCEYFALEGLGKLLNTIKIVQNRLNTNLEIEGILLTMYDVRLRLSNQVVEEVRSHFNDLVFNTIIQRNTRLSEAPSFGISVIMHDANSKGAINYLNLAREILVKNGLQKEQQEASI; this comes from the coding sequence ATGGGTAAAATCATAGCACTGGCCAATCAAAAAGGCGGCGTAGGTAAAACTACCTCTTCCATAAATTTAGCAGCAAGCTTAGCTGTGTTAGAGTATCGGACACTTTTAGTAGACGCAGATCCTCAAGCTAATTCCACCTCTGGTATTGGTTTTGATCCTCGAACAATCAAAGCGAGTGTATATGAGTGTATTATAAATGATCTTGATCCTAGAGAGGCTATACAGAAAACAGATACGCCTAATCTAGATCTATTGCCAGCGCATATTGACCTTGTGGGGGCAGAAATAGAAATGATTAACCTGAATGAGCGAGAATATAAAATGCGTTCGGTGCTTAATCAGGTCATTGACGATTATGATTTTGTTATCATCGATTGCTCACCGTCTTTAGGTCTGATTACGATTAATGCACTTACCGCTGCACATTCGGTGATTATACCTGTTCAATGTGAATATTTTGCGCTTGAAGGGTTAGGTAAATTATTGAATACCATAAAGATTGTTCAAAACAGATTAAATACTAACTTGGAAATAGAGGGTATTCTCTTAACCATGTATGATGTGCGTTTACGTTTATCTAATCAAGTGGTGGAGGAGGTGCGGTCGCATTTTAATGATTTGGTGTTCAATACGATTATTCAGCGGAACACACGTTTAAGTGAAGCGCCAAGTTTTGGTATTTCTGTGATTATGCACGATGCTAATTCGAAAGGGGCGATCAACTACTTAAATTTGGCAAGAGAGATTTTAGTTAAAAACGGTTTACAGAAAGAGCAACAAGAGGCAAGTATATAA